The following are encoded in a window of Pseudomonas sp. St316 genomic DNA:
- a CDS encoding MBL fold metallo-hydrolase: MTGFIPLKRLLLATAALAFTAQTWAAGLTLDVYNPGAAAVFPVTSVLISGEKEAILVDAQFGKTQAAQVVEKIRASGKRLTTIYISHGDPDYYFGLETLTAAFPEAKVLASAPTVEHIKHTMDGKLKYWGPILKADAPAKAIVPQVLKGDSLTLEGQRLQIVGLDGPQPDRSFVWIPSIKAVVGGVVVAENIHVWMADTQTPRSHKDWLATLAGIEKLQPNTVIPGHYLGESARSLAPVTFTAGYIKAFDEETAKAKDSAALIAAMKQRYPNLGEDSSLELSAKVAKGEMKW, from the coding sequence ATGACCGGATTTATCCCACTCAAGCGCTTGCTGCTGGCAACCGCCGCCCTGGCCTTCACGGCCCAGACCTGGGCCGCCGGCCTGACGCTGGACGTCTATAACCCCGGCGCGGCGGCGGTTTTCCCGGTGACTTCGGTTTTAATCAGCGGTGAAAAAGAGGCGATCCTGGTGGACGCCCAATTCGGCAAGACCCAGGCCGCACAGGTGGTGGAAAAAATCCGTGCCAGCGGCAAGCGATTGACTACGATCTACATCAGCCACGGCGATCCAGACTACTATTTTGGCCTGGAAACCCTCACCGCCGCGTTCCCTGAGGCCAAGGTGCTGGCGTCCGCACCGACTGTCGAGCACATCAAGCACACCATGGATGGCAAGCTGAAATATTGGGGGCCGATCCTGAAAGCCGATGCCCCGGCCAAAGCCATCGTGCCCCAGGTGCTCAAGGGCGATAGCCTGACCCTGGAAGGCCAGCGCTTGCAGATCGTCGGCCTCGATGGCCCGCAGCCGGACCGCAGTTTCGTGTGGATTCCATCGATCAAGGCCGTGGTTGGCGGTGTGGTGGTGGCCGAGAACATTCATGTCTGGATGGCTGACACCCAGACGCCGCGGTCCCACAAGGACTGGCTGGCGACCCTCGCCGGTATTGAAAAGCTGCAACCGAACACCGTGATCCCAGGCCACTACCTGGGTGAAAGCGCCCGGTCCCTGGCCCCGGTGACATTCACCGCTGGCTATATCAAGGCCTTCGACGAAGAAACCGCCAAGGCGAAGGATTCCGCCGCGCTGATCGCCGCCATGAAGCAACGCTACCCGAACCTGGGTGAAGACAGCTCCCTGGAACTGAGTGCCAAGGTCGCCAAGGGCGAGATGAAGTGGTGA
- a CDS encoding NAD(P)-dependent oxidoreductase: MSKIAIIGATGRAGSQLLEEALRRGHSVTAIARNTAKIGERAGVVSKQLDVLDSEALTAAIAGHDVVISAAHFASVPADKLIAPVKAAGVKRLLVVGGAGSLLLPDNSRVIDSDGFPEEYLAEASAGALFLDVLRQEQDLDWTFLSPSAEFVETERTEQFRLGKDHLLFDAAGRSWISFADYAIAMIDEVETPQFPRTRFTVGY; this comes from the coding sequence ATGAGCAAAATCGCAATCATCGGCGCCACCGGTCGCGCCGGCAGCCAATTGCTGGAAGAAGCCCTGCGCCGTGGTCACAGCGTGACGGCCATTGCCCGCAATACCGCGAAAATCGGTGAAAGGGCCGGGGTGGTCAGCAAGCAACTGGATGTATTGGACAGCGAGGCGTTGACCGCGGCCATCGCCGGGCATGACGTGGTGATCAGTGCCGCTCACTTCGCCAGCGTGCCGGCCGACAAGCTCATCGCACCGGTCAAGGCCGCCGGGGTCAAGCGTTTGCTGGTCGTCGGTGGGGCGGGTTCGTTGCTGCTGCCGGATAACAGCCGTGTGATCGACAGTGATGGCTTCCCGGAGGAATACTTGGCCGAAGCGAGCGCCGGAGCATTGTTCCTGGACGTACTGCGCCAGGAACAGGACTTGGACTGGACGTTCCTTTCGCCTTCGGCAGAGTTCGTCGAAACCGAGCGCACCGAGCAGTTCCGTCTTGGCAAGGATCACTTGTTGTTCGACGCCGCCGGCCGCAGTTGGATCAGCTTTGCCGACTACGCCATCGCGATGATCGATGAAGTGGAAACGCCGCAGTTTCCGCGGACGCGGTTTACCGTCGGCTATTGA
- a CDS encoding GlpM family protein codes for MFKAALGAAVVVILAMLAKTKNYYIAGLVPLFPTFALIAHYIVGKGRSVDDLKTTIVFGMWSIIPYFVYLATLYVMVDRMRLEASLAVAAVAWLMAATVLVSVWVRIHG; via the coding sequence ATTTTCAAGGCGGCGCTGGGTGCAGCCGTGGTGGTCATTCTGGCAATGCTGGCCAAGACCAAGAACTATTACATCGCCGGGCTGGTGCCGCTGTTCCCGACCTTCGCCCTGATCGCCCATTACATCGTCGGCAAGGGCCGCTCGGTGGATGACCTGAAGACCACCATTGTGTTCGGCATGTGGTCGATCATTCCGTACTTCGTGTACCTGGCGACGCTGTATGTGATGGTCGATCGCATGCGCCTGGAGGCGTCATTGGCCGTGGCGGCGGTGGCTTGGCTGATGGCGGCGACGGTGCTGGTCAGCGTCTGGGTAAGAATTCACGGCTAA
- a CDS encoding sigma-54 dependent transcriptional regulator, which produces MNHDLSVLIVEDDPHVLLGCQQALSLEDIPCIGVGSAEEALEHVDDNFAGIVISDIRLPGIDGLELLTRLKARDRSLPVVLITGHGDISMAVGAMQKGAYDFMEKPFSPERLVDVARRALEQRSLAREVSSLRRQLAERDTLEGRIIGRSPAMQHLRALIANVADTSANVLIEGETGTGKELVARCLHDFSRRHDKQFVALNCGGLPENLFESEIFGHEANAFTGAGKRRIGKIEHADGGTLFLDEVESMPLPLQIKLLRVLQERTLERLGSNQSVAVDCRVIAATKSDLDEMGRAGQFRSDLYYRLNVVTLELPPLRERREDILQLFKHFLQQSSLRFDRTVPELDNQTLSNLMSHDWPGNVRELRNVAERYALGLPAFKRSGASGASQGLAFAEAVEAFERNLLVDALQRSGGNLTQASLELGMAKTTLFDKVKKYGLSH; this is translated from the coding sequence ATGAACCACGACCTGAGCGTACTGATCGTCGAAGACGACCCCCACGTCCTACTGGGCTGCCAGCAGGCCTTGAGCCTGGAAGACATTCCCTGCATCGGCGTGGGCAGCGCCGAAGAGGCCCTGGAGCACGTCGACGATAACTTTGCCGGCATCGTCATCAGCGACATTCGCCTGCCGGGCATCGACGGCCTGGAACTGCTGACCCGCCTCAAGGCACGGGACCGTAGCCTGCCGGTGGTGCTGATCACCGGCCACGGCGACATCTCCATGGCCGTCGGCGCCATGCAAAAAGGCGCCTATGACTTCATGGAGAAACCCTTTTCTCCTGAACGCCTGGTGGACGTCGCCCGCCGTGCCCTGGAGCAGCGCAGCCTCGCCCGGGAAGTGTCATCGCTGCGTCGGCAACTGGCCGAGCGCGATACCCTGGAAGGGCGGATCATTGGCCGCTCGCCAGCCATGCAGCACCTGCGCGCGCTGATCGCCAACGTCGCCGACACCTCGGCCAACGTGCTGATCGAAGGTGAAACCGGCACCGGCAAGGAATTGGTCGCCCGTTGCCTGCATGACTTCAGCCGACGCCACGACAAGCAGTTCGTCGCGCTGAACTGCGGCGGCCTGCCGGAGAACCTGTTCGAAAGCGAAATTTTCGGCCACGAGGCCAATGCCTTTACCGGTGCCGGCAAACGCCGGATCGGCAAGATCGAACACGCCGACGGTGGCACGCTGTTTCTCGATGAAGTGGAAAGCATGCCCCTGCCCTTGCAGATCAAATTGCTGCGCGTGTTGCAGGAACGCACCCTCGAGCGCCTGGGTTCGAACCAGAGCGTGGCCGTGGATTGCCGGGTGATCGCCGCCACCAAGTCCGACCTGGACGAAATGGGCCGGGCCGGGCAGTTCCGCAGCGACTTGTATTACCGCCTCAACGTGGTGACCCTGGAACTGCCGCCGCTGCGCGAGCGGCGCGAAGACATCCTGCAACTGTTCAAGCACTTTCTCCAGCAGTCGTCCCTGCGCTTTGACCGCACGGTGCCGGAGCTGGACAACCAGACCCTGTCGAACCTGATGAGCCACGACTGGCCGGGCAATGTGCGCGAACTGCGCAACGTCGCCGAGCGCTATGCCCTGGGCCTGCCAGCGTTCAAGAGGTCCGGCGCCAGTGGTGCCAGCCAAGGCCTGGCCTTTGCCGAAGCAGTAGAAGCCTTCGAGCGCAACCTGCTGGTGGACGCCCTGCAACGCAGCGGTGGCAACCTGACCCAGGCAAGCCTGGAGTTGGGCATGGCCAAGACCACGCTGTTCGACAAAGTCAAAAAATATGGCCTGAGCCATTAA
- a CDS encoding sensor histidine kinase, with protein MKCDPTLYRAAPPSLAVKPRLIRHLFLPPLVIALMIGLGYLGFWISEHYGVRGLAENGERQLELHARAVESEISKYTYLPSLLELESSVSQLLEDPTPEHRRTVNEYLEGLNRRSRSRAIYVMDTTGRVMATSNWRDVDSYLGEDLSFRAYFQNAVRGQPGRFYGIGSTNGEPGYYLAHGLEQQGKIIGVAVVKVRLEALEERWQRARLEAFVSDENGIIILSSDPARRLKSVRPLSDDTKERLARSLQYYWFPLNELVPLAREHLAEGMEKLTFPANSELVSDERAISYLSQTRPLSDTPWNFTLLTSLEDLRRQAINQGILVAVAFALVAFLLIAWNERRKVIATRLAAREALQQANNQLERRITERTTDLRASNERLKGQIRERRQAEETLRRAQDELVQAGKLAAIGQMSTSIAHELNQPLAALRTLSGNTVRFLERGQLDIASTNLKTINELIDRMGRITASLRSFARRGDDQGQASLGKGVEAALQLLGARLESLNIQIHSSFDDVQVQIDQTRLEQILVNLIGNALDAMQTQPEPQLWLEGQAGDGKYRLRVRDNGHGIDPETRKHLFEPFFTTKPGEQGLGLGLTLSASLAAATGGYLGVEHPVEGSGTTFVLSLPLVSLSPVEPL; from the coding sequence ATGAAATGCGACCCCACCCTCTATCGCGCCGCGCCGCCATCACTCGCCGTGAAACCCCGCCTGATTCGCCATCTGTTCCTGCCGCCACTGGTCATTGCCCTGATGATCGGCTTGGGCTACCTCGGCTTCTGGATCAGCGAGCACTATGGCGTACGTGGCCTCGCCGAGAATGGCGAACGCCAGTTGGAACTGCACGCCCGTGCGGTCGAGAGCGAGATCAGCAAGTACACCTACCTGCCCAGCCTGCTGGAGCTCGAATCGAGTGTCTCGCAACTGCTCGAGGACCCTACGCCCGAGCACCGCAGGACCGTCAATGAATACCTCGAAGGCCTGAACCGCCGCAGCCGCAGCCGGGCCATCTACGTCATGGACACCACCGGCCGGGTGATGGCCACCAGCAACTGGCGCGATGTCGACAGTTACCTGGGCGAAGACCTGTCCTTTCGCGCCTATTTCCAGAACGCCGTGCGCGGCCAGCCGGGGCGGTTCTATGGCATCGGCAGCACCAACGGCGAACCCGGCTACTACCTGGCCCATGGCCTGGAGCAACAAGGCAAGATCATCGGCGTCGCCGTGGTCAAGGTGCGCCTCGAAGCCCTGGAGGAACGCTGGCAGCGAGCGCGGCTGGAGGCGTTCGTCAGTGATGAGAACGGCATCATTATCCTGTCCAGCGACCCGGCGCGGCGGCTCAAGTCGGTTCGTCCCCTGAGCGACGACACCAAGGAACGCCTGGCCCGCAGCCTGCAGTACTACTGGTTCCCGCTCAATGAACTCGTGCCACTGGCCCGGGAACACCTGGCCGAAGGCATGGAGAAACTGACGTTCCCGGCCAACAGCGAACTGGTGTCCGACGAGCGCGCCATCAGCTATTTGTCGCAGACCCGGCCCTTGAGCGATACACCGTGGAATTTCACCCTGCTGACCTCACTTGAAGACCTGCGTCGCCAGGCGATCAACCAAGGCATCCTGGTGGCCGTGGCCTTCGCCCTGGTGGCGTTCCTGCTGATTGCCTGGAACGAACGGCGCAAGGTCATCGCCACCCGTCTCGCGGCCCGGGAAGCCTTGCAGCAAGCCAACAACCAGCTCGAGCGTCGGATTACCGAACGCACCACCGACCTGCGCGCCAGCAACGAACGACTCAAGGGCCAGATCCGCGAACGGCGCCAGGCCGAAGAGACCTTGCGCCGGGCCCAGGACGAATTGGTCCAGGCCGGTAAACTGGCGGCCATCGGCCAGATGTCCACCAGCATCGCCCACGAACTCAACCAGCCACTGGCGGCACTGCGCACCTTGTCAGGCAATACCGTGCGCTTCCTGGAACGTGGCCAGCTGGACATCGCCAGCACCAACCTCAAGACCATCAACGAATTGATCGACCGCATGGGCCGGATCACCGCCAGCCTGCGCTCCTTTGCCCGGCGTGGGGACGACCAGGGCCAGGCCAGCCTCGGCAAAGGCGTCGAAGCCGCGCTGCAACTGCTGGGCGCTCGTCTTGAAAGCTTGAACATCCAGATTCATTCCAGTTTCGATGACGTCCAGGTGCAAATTGACCAGACGCGCCTGGAGCAGATCCTGGTGAACCTGATCGGCAATGCCCTGGACGCCATGCAGACGCAACCCGAACCGCAGCTGTGGCTCGAAGGCCAGGCCGGCGATGGCAAATATCGCCTGCGCGTGCGGGATAACGGCCACGGCATTGACCCAGAAACACGCAAGCATCTGTTCGAACCCTTCTTCACCACCAAACCCGGCGAACAAGGCCTGGGCCTGGGCCTGACGCTTTCCGCCAGCCTGGCCGCCGCCACGGGTGGCTACCTGGGCGTCGAGCACCCGGTTGAGGGCAGTGGAACCACATTTGTCCTCAGTTTACCGTTGGTAAGCCTTTCACCTGTCGAGCCGCTATGA
- a CDS encoding amino acid ABC transporter ATP-binding protein, which yields MISIKNINKWYGDFQVLTNCSTEVSKGEVVVVCGPSGSGKSTLIKCVNALEPFQKGDIVVDGTSIADPKTNLPKLRSRVGMVFQHFELFPHLTITENLTIAQIKVLGRSKEEATKKGLQLLERVGLSAHAHKHPGQLSGGQQQRVAIARALAMDPVVMLFDEPTSALDPEMVNEVLDVMVQLAHEGMTMMCVTHEMGFARKVANRVIFMDQGQIIEDCKKEEFFGDISARSERAQHFLEKILQH from the coding sequence ATGATCTCTATCAAGAACATCAACAAGTGGTATGGGGACTTCCAGGTACTGACCAATTGCAGCACCGAGGTCAGCAAGGGCGAGGTTGTGGTGGTGTGCGGGCCGTCCGGTTCGGGCAAATCCACGTTGATCAAATGCGTGAACGCCCTGGAACCGTTCCAGAAAGGCGACATCGTGGTCGATGGCACATCCATCGCCGACCCGAAGACCAACCTGCCGAAACTGCGTTCGCGGGTGGGCATGGTGTTCCAGCATTTCGAACTGTTCCCACACCTGACCATCACCGAGAACCTGACCATCGCGCAGATCAAGGTGTTGGGCCGCAGCAAGGAAGAGGCCACCAAGAAAGGCTTGCAACTGCTTGAGCGGGTCGGCCTCTCGGCCCACGCCCACAAGCACCCGGGTCAGCTCTCCGGCGGCCAGCAGCAGCGCGTGGCGATTGCCCGTGCCCTGGCGATGGACCCGGTGGTAATGCTGTTCGACGAACCGACCTCGGCCCTCGACCCGGAAATGGTCAACGAAGTGCTCGACGTCATGGTGCAACTGGCCCACGAAGGCATGACCATGATGTGCGTGACCCACGAAATGGGCTTCGCCCGCAAAGTGGCGAACCGGGTGATCTTCATGGACCAGGGCCAGATCATCGAAGACTGCAAGAAAGAAGAGTTCTTCGGCGACATCAGCGCCCGCTCCGAACGCGCGCAGCATTTCCTTGAGAAAATCCTGCAGCACTAA
- a CDS encoding ABC transporter permease subunit (The N-terminal region of this protein, as described by TIGR01726, is a three transmembrane segment that identifies a subfamily of ABC transporter permease subunits, which specificities that include histidine, arginine, glutamine, glutamate, L-cystine (sic), the opines (in Agrobacterium) octopine and nopaline, etc.): MEFDFTGIIPAIPGLWNGMVMTLKLMVLGVVGGIILGTILALMRLSHNKLVSNIAGAYVNYFRSIPLLLVITWFYLAVPFVLRWITGEDTPIGAFGSCIVAFMMFEAAYFCEIVRAGVQSIPKGQMGAAQALGMNYGQTMRLIILPQAFRKMTPLLLQQSIILFQDTSLVYTVGLVDFLNASRASGDIIGRSNEFLIIAGLVYFTVSFAASQLVKRLQKRFTV; encoded by the coding sequence ATGGAATTCGACTTCACTGGCATCATCCCGGCCATTCCCGGTTTGTGGAACGGCATGGTGATGACCCTCAAGCTGATGGTCTTGGGCGTGGTCGGCGGGATCATCCTCGGCACGATCCTGGCACTGATGCGCCTGTCCCATAACAAGCTGGTCTCCAATATCGCTGGCGCCTACGTCAACTATTTCCGCTCGATCCCGCTGCTGTTGGTGATCACCTGGTTCTACCTGGCAGTGCCGTTCGTGCTGCGCTGGATCACTGGCGAAGACACGCCGATCGGGGCATTCGGCTCTTGCATCGTGGCGTTCATGATGTTCGAAGCAGCGTACTTCTGCGAAATCGTGCGGGCCGGCGTGCAGTCGATTCCCAAGGGCCAGATGGGCGCCGCCCAGGCACTGGGCATGAATTACGGCCAGACCATGCGCCTGATCATCCTGCCCCAGGCGTTTCGCAAGATGACCCCACTGCTGTTGCAACAAAGCATCATCCTGTTTCAGGACACCTCGCTGGTCTACACGGTCGGCCTGGTGGACTTCCTCAATGCTTCGCGGGCCAGTGGTGACATCATCGGCCGCTCCAATGAGTTCCTGATCATCGCAGGTCTCGTGTACTTCACCGTCAGCTTTGCCGCCTCGCAGCTGGTCAAGCGTCTGCAAAAAAGGTTCACCGTATGA
- a CDS encoding amino acid ABC transporter permease has protein sequence MNYNWDWSVFFKSTGVGSETYLDWYVSGLGWTIAIAVVAWIIALLLGSVLGVMRTVPNRLVSGIATCYVELFRNVPLLVQLFIWYFLVPDLLPADMQEWYKQDLNPTTSAYLSVVVCLGLFTAARVCEQVRTGIQALPRGQESAARAMGFKLPQIYWNVLLPQAYRIIIPPLTSEFLNVFKNSSVASLIGLMELLAQTKQTAEFSANLFEAFTLATLIYFTLNMSLMLLMRMVEKKVAVPGLISVGGK, from the coding sequence ATGAATTACAACTGGGACTGGAGCGTGTTCTTCAAGTCCACCGGCGTGGGCAGCGAGACCTATCTCGACTGGTACGTGTCCGGCCTGGGCTGGACCATCGCCATCGCCGTCGTAGCCTGGATCATCGCCCTGCTGCTGGGTTCGGTGCTAGGCGTCATGCGTACTGTGCCGAACCGGCTCGTGTCGGGTATCGCCACGTGCTACGTGGAGCTTTTCCGTAACGTGCCGCTGCTGGTTCAGCTGTTCATCTGGTACTTCCTGGTGCCGGACCTGCTGCCCGCCGATATGCAGGAGTGGTACAAGCAGGACCTCAACCCGACCACCTCGGCCTACCTGAGCGTCGTCGTGTGCCTGGGCCTGTTCACCGCCGCCCGGGTTTGCGAACAGGTACGTACCGGTATCCAGGCGCTACCGCGCGGCCAGGAATCCGCCGCCCGGGCCATGGGCTTCAAGCTGCCGCAGATCTACTGGAACGTGCTGCTGCCCCAGGCCTACCGGATCATCATTCCGCCGCTCACCTCGGAATTCCTCAACGTCTTCAAGAACTCCTCCGTGGCCTCGCTGATCGGCCTGATGGAATTGCTCGCGCAGACCAAGCAAACCGCCGAGTTCTCCGCCAACCTGTTCGAAGCCTTTACCCTGGCGACGCTGATCTATTTCACCTTGAACATGAGCCTGATGCTGCTCATGCGCATGGTCGAGAAGAAAGTCGCGGTGCCCGGCCTGATCTCCGTGGGGGGTAAATAA
- a CDS encoding glutamate/aspartate ABC transporter substrate-binding protein, producing MRIVPHLLGAAMAAALISTPVFAAELTGTLKKIKESGVITLGHRDASIPFSYIADASGKPVGYSHDIQMKVVDALKKDLDLPDLQVKYNLVTSQTRIPLVQNGTVDLECGSTTNNVERQQQVDFSVGIFEIGTKLLSKKDSKYKDFDDLKGKNVVTTAGTTSERILKAMNADKQMGMNVISAKDHGESFQMLESGRAVAFMMDDALLAGEAAKAKKADDWAVTGTPQSYEIYGCMMRKGDEPFKKAVDDAIKATYASGEINKIYDKWFTQPIPPKNLNLNFPMSDELKALIANPTDKAADDKKS from the coding sequence ATGCGCATCGTTCCCCATCTCCTGGGCGCAGCCATGGCTGCCGCTCTGATCAGCACTCCGGTTTTCGCAGCCGAACTGACCGGCACACTGAAAAAGATCAAAGAGTCCGGCGTTATCACGCTTGGCCATCGCGACGCTTCCATTCCGTTCTCCTACATCGCGGACGCTTCCGGCAAGCCGGTCGGCTACTCCCACGATATCCAGATGAAAGTCGTCGACGCGCTGAAAAAAGACCTGGACCTGCCCGACCTGCAGGTCAAGTACAACCTGGTGACTTCGCAAACCCGTATCCCGCTGGTGCAGAACGGCACCGTGGACCTGGAATGCGGCTCCACCACCAACAACGTCGAGCGTCAGCAGCAGGTTGACTTCTCCGTTGGCATTTTCGAAATCGGCACCAAGCTGCTGTCCAAGAAAGATTCCAAGTACAAGGATTTCGACGACCTCAAGGGCAAGAACGTCGTGACCACCGCCGGCACTACGTCCGAACGCATACTCAAGGCGATGAACGCCGACAAGCAGATGGGCATGAACGTCATCTCCGCCAAGGACCACGGCGAATCCTTCCAGATGCTGGAATCGGGTCGTGCCGTTGCGTTCATGATGGACGACGCGCTGCTGGCTGGCGAAGCCGCCAAGGCCAAGAAAGCCGATGACTGGGCCGTGACCGGTACCCCACAGTCCTACGAAATCTATGGCTGCATGATGCGCAAGGGCGACGAGCCATTCAAAAAAGCGGTGGACGACGCCATCAAGGCCACCTATGCCTCGGGCGAGATCAACAAGATCTACGACAAGTGGTTCACACAACCGATCCCGCCGAAAAACCTGAACCTGAACTTCCCGATGAGCGACGAGCTCAAGGCCCTGATCGCCAATCCGACCGACAAAGCGGCTGACGACAAGAAGTCCTGA
- the glpD gene encoding glycerol-3-phosphate dehydrogenase, with protein sequence MPTSTLPTPPLAEVYDVAVIGGGINGVGIAADAAGRGLSVFLCEKDDLASHTSSASSKLIHGGLRYLEHYEFRLVREALAEREVLLAKAPHIVKQMRFVLPHRPHLRPAWMIRAGLFLYDHLGKREQLAGSKSLKFGADSALKSEITKGFEYSDCWVDDARLVVLNAMAAREKNAHIHTRTRCVNARRSKGLWHLHLERADGSLFSIRAKALVNAAGPWVAKFIRDDLKLESPYGIRLIQGSHLIVPKLYEGEHAHILQNEDQRIVFTIPYLNQFTLIGTTDREYTGDPAKVTITEGETDYLLKVVNAHFKKQISRDDILHSYSGVRPLCNDESDNPSAVTRDYTLALSGGGEEAPLLSVFGGKLTTYRKLAESAMAQLAPYFTQMRPSWTAVEALPGGENMTTPQALCSAIRDKFDWLPTDIARRWATTYGSRTWRMLEGVHSLGDLGEHIGAGLYTREVDYLCSDEWAVDAQDILWRRSKLGLFTTPVEQEKLQQYLDKVEHNRRKIEAA encoded by the coding sequence ATGCCCACTTCTACCTTGCCTACGCCCCCTCTCGCCGAGGTTTACGATGTCGCCGTCATTGGTGGCGGTATCAACGGCGTGGGGATTGCCGCGGACGCTGCCGGTCGCGGTCTTTCGGTGTTCCTTTGCGAAAAGGACGACCTGGCCAGCCACACATCGTCAGCCAGCAGCAAGCTGATCCACGGCGGCCTGCGCTACCTGGAACATTATGAATTCCGCCTGGTGCGCGAAGCGCTGGCCGAGCGCGAAGTGTTGCTGGCCAAGGCCCCGCACATCGTCAAGCAAATGCGCTTCGTATTGCCTCACCGCCCGCATCTGCGCCCGGCCTGGATGATCCGCGCCGGCCTGTTCCTCTACGATCACCTGGGCAAACGTGAGCAGCTCGCCGGCTCGAAAAGCCTGAAGTTCGGTGCCGACAGTGCATTGAAAAGCGAGATCACCAAAGGTTTCGAATATTCCGACTGCTGGGTCGACGATGCGCGGCTGGTGGTACTCAACGCCATGGCCGCCCGGGAAAAAAACGCGCATATCCACACCCGCACGCGTTGCGTGAACGCCCGTCGCAGCAAAGGCCTGTGGCACTTGCACCTGGAACGTGCCGACGGCAGCCTGTTTTCGATCCGCGCCAAGGCACTGGTCAACGCCGCCGGTCCGTGGGTCGCCAAGTTCATTCGCGATGACCTGAAGCTGGAATCGCCCTACGGCATCCGCCTGATCCAGGGCAGCCACCTGATCGTGCCGAAACTCTACGAAGGCGAACATGCGCACATTCTGCAAAACGAAGACCAGCGCATCGTGTTCACCATTCCCTACCTGAACCAGTTCACCCTGATCGGCACGACCGATCGCGAATACACCGGTGACCCAGCCAAAGTGACAATCACCGAAGGCGAAACCGATTACCTGCTGAAGGTGGTCAATGCCCACTTCAAGAAGCAGATCAGCCGCGACGATATCCTGCACAGCTATTCCGGTGTGCGTCCGCTGTGCAACGACGAATCCGACAACCCTTCGGCCGTGACCCGCGACTACACCCTGGCGCTGTCGGGTGGCGGTGAAGAAGCCCCCTTGCTGTCGGTGTTCGGCGGCAAGCTGACCACCTACCGCAAACTGGCCGAATCGGCGATGGCGCAGTTGGCCCCGTATTTCACGCAAATGCGTCCGAGCTGGACCGCCGTAGAGGCACTCCCCGGCGGCGAAAACATGACCACCCCGCAGGCGCTGTGCTCGGCGATCCGCGACAAGTTCGACTGGCTACCAACCGACATCGCCCGCCGCTGGGCCACCACCTACGGCAGCCGCACCTGGCGCATGCTCGAAGGCGTGCACAGCCTGGGCGACCTGGGCGAGCACATCGGTGCGGGGCTCTATACCCGCGAAGTCGACTACCTGTGCAGCGACGAATGGGCCGTCGACGCCCAGGACATCCTCTGGCGCCGTAGCAAGCTGGGCTTGTTCACCACCCCGGTCGAGCAAGAGAAACTGCAGCAGTACCTGGACAAGGTCGAGCACAACCGTCGCAAGATCGAAGCGGCCTGA
- a CDS encoding DeoR/GlpR family transcriptional regulator has translation MNLPPRQQQILELVRERGYVSIEEMAQLFVVTPQTIRRDINQLAEANLLRRYHGGAAYDSSVENTAYAMRADQMRDEKQRIAEAIAAQIPDHASLFINIGTTTESIARALLNHNHLKVITNNLHVASILSAKDDFEVLIAGGNVRRDGGVVGQASVDFINQFKVDFALVGISGIDEDGSLLDFDYQEVRVSQAIIANARQVLLAADSSKFGRNAMVRLGPISLIDCLVTDQQPVPALAQLLSQHKIRLEVV, from the coding sequence ATGAATCTGCCTCCCCGCCAGCAGCAAATCCTCGAACTGGTCCGCGAACGCGGCTATGTCAGCATCGAGGAAATGGCGCAGCTATTCGTCGTCACCCCGCAAACCATTCGCCGCGATATCAACCAACTGGCGGAAGCGAACCTGCTGCGTCGCTACCACGGCGGTGCCGCCTACGACTCAAGTGTGGAAAACACTGCCTACGCCATGCGCGCCGATCAGATGCGCGATGAGAAACAACGCATCGCCGAAGCCATCGCCGCCCAGATTCCCGATCATGCCTCGCTGTTCATCAACATCGGCACCACCACCGAATCCATCGCCCGGGCGCTGCTCAATCACAACCATCTGAAGGTCATCACCAATAACCTGCACGTGGCTTCGATCCTCAGCGCCAAGGACGACTTCGAAGTCCTGATCGCCGGCGGCAACGTACGGCGTGACGGCGGAGTGGTGGGTCAGGCCAGCGTCGACTTCATCAACCAGTTCAAGGTCGACTTCGCCCTGGTGGGCATCAGCGGGATCGATGAAGACGGCAGCCTGCTGGACTTCGACTACCAGGAAGTGCGGGTTTCCCAAGCCATCATCGCCAACGCCCGGCAAGTGCTGCTGGCGGCGGACTCCAGCAAATTCGGGCGCAACGCCATGGTCCGCCTGGGGCCCATCAGCCTGATCGACTGCCTGGTGACCGACCAGCAACCCGTGCCGGCCCTGGCGCAATTGCTGAGCCAGCACAAGATTCGGCTGGAAGTGGTCTGA